One window from the genome of Dolosigranulum savutiense encodes:
- a CDS encoding YtxH domain-containing protein translates to MSEKDFASGFLAGTLVGGVVAGVTALLFAPKSGEELRGDIANQADDLAQEAKKQGEKLKDQAEEAGQKAADKAQDSFDKAKDSVEKGAKKAEKNFNEVKDSVKDTAENLKDSVKK, encoded by the coding sequence ATGAGCGAAAAAGATTTTGCATCAGGATTTCTAGCAGGAACATTAGTGGGAGGCGTTGTTGCAGGAGTGACAGCTCTCTTATTCGCACCTAAATCAGGAGAAGAATTACGTGGCGACATCGCTAACCAAGCAGATGACTTGGCACAAGAAGCTAAAAAACAAGGCGAAAAATTAAAAGACCAAGCAGAAGAAGCAGGTCAAAAAGCTGCAGACAAAGCACAAGATTCATTCGACAAAGCAAAAGATAGTGTTGAAAAAGGTGCGAAAAAAGCAGAAAAAAACTTCAATGAGGTTAAAGACTCTGTTAAAGACACAGCAGAAAACTTGAAAGATTCTGTTAAAAAATAA
- a CDS encoding DUF948 domain-containing protein, producing the protein MTGGEIAALIAAVAFALIAFVLCYLLLKVTGVVTELNTTIEEVNTSLNTITKDADHLLIEVEGLLNKTNTTLDDVNNKLGSTDPLFKAVGDLGESVSGLNEKTVRLTKSIAGKNTRR; encoded by the coding sequence ATGACAGGAGGAGAAATTGCTGCTTTAATTGCAGCAGTGGCGTTTGCACTAATTGCTTTTGTATTATGCTATTTACTGTTGAAAGTGACGGGTGTTGTAACAGAATTGAATACAACAATCGAAGAGGTAAATACAAGTCTAAATACAATTACAAAAGATGCTGATCATTTATTAATCGAAGTGGAAGGATTGTTGAATAAAACAAACACAACACTCGATGATGTAAATAACAAGCTCGGTTCAACTGATCCATTATTCAAAGCGGTTGGCGACTTAGGAGAGTCAGTATCTGGCTTGAACGAAAAAACAGTCCGTCTAACAAAAAGTATAGCAGGAAAGAATACAAGAAGATAA
- a CDS encoding mechanosensitive ion channel family protein, which translates to MNGNSSETLEGNIQEQTNILIEYWNNIDWQHIFFSTVIGIIQIIIVLILYLIAKKVGNRIIKGSFNRQKARADNPVRVNTVERIIVNIYNAVLVFLAMFSVLEIIGVPVGSLIAGAGVIGLAFSLGAQDFVSDIVNGFMIMMEGQIDIGDQVVIDGTWGTVADTNLKTTQIKGFDGSIYYIPNRKIDMICNRSKGNMRADVHIRLFPDTDTEKVRSIIRQVNKEKFPDYPTIVGEPNIIVHPMENGQASLRVDIFTEPGHEWDIQWDFFEYYISRLSQEGIKLPANTLDITPRAK; encoded by the coding sequence ATGAACGGAAATTCATCTGAAACATTAGAAGGGAATATTCAAGAACAGACGAATATTTTAATTGAGTATTGGAATAATATTGATTGGCAACATATTTTCTTCTCAACCGTCATCGGTATTATCCAAATCATTATTGTTTTGATCTTATATCTTATTGCTAAAAAAGTTGGGAACCGTATTATTAAAGGCAGCTTTAACCGGCAAAAAGCACGTGCCGACAATCCTGTGCGGGTCAATACTGTCGAGCGCATTATTGTCAACATTTATAATGCCGTACTGGTGTTCTTAGCAATGTTTAGTGTATTAGAAATTATTGGTGTTCCAGTTGGGTCACTTATTGCCGGAGCCGGAGTGATTGGTTTGGCTTTCTCACTAGGGGCACAAGATTTTGTCTCTGATATTGTTAATGGCTTCATGATTATGATGGAAGGTCAAATCGATATTGGTGACCAAGTCGTTATCGATGGAACTTGGGGAACCGTTGCTGATACGAACCTAAAAACAACCCAAATAAAAGGGTTTGATGGCTCTATCTACTACATTCCTAACCGAAAAATTGACATGATTTGTAATCGGTCCAAAGGTAATATGCGGGCTGATGTGCATATTAGACTCTTCCCGGATACAGATACGGAAAAAGTTCGGTCAATTATTCGCCAAGTGAATAAAGAAAAATTCCCAGATTATCCAACCATTGTGGGAGAACCCAATATTATTGTTCACCCAATGGAAAATGGACAAGCCTCTTTACGGGTTGATATCTTTACAGAACCTGGCCATGAATGGGATATTCAATGGGACTTCTTCGAATATTACATCTCTCGACTTTCACAAGAAGGCATTAAACTTCCAGCCAATACGTTGGACATAACTCCTCGTGCAAAATAA